In the Sporohalobacter salinus genome, TGGTACTTCCATAAGATTTCTAGCTAATCGAATCCGACTGCTGATCACTACATCAGGATCAGGCCCTGAAGCCTTCATCCATTTATTTAAAGTGTTATTAATCTTACCTGTTATGGACATATTCTTCACCTCCACTTACTCATCAATCTCTTCTTCTAATTCTTTTATTGCATCTCGTAACTTAGCCGCTTCTTCAAACTCTTCTTTTTGCACTGCATCCTGCATCTTTTCACGCAATTGCTGAATCTCTTTTCTAGTTCTAATTACTCCTCCTGTCCTCTTAGGAACCTTACCAGTATGTCGATTATTACCATGAATTTTCTTTAATAATTTATTAATTCTATTTTCAAACTCTATATAACATTCGCTACAGCCTAACTTTCCTTGACGACTAAATTCAGCATAATTCAAACCGCAATTTTCACATTCTTCTTCAACTTTTTTATTATAATTTAAATTAAGACTAGAATTAGGTGTGTCAGTTCCAAATTCACTATTCAACAATCCGGTCAATAAATTGTTAAAAGAAAAACCTTCTTTCCCAAAATTAAGCTCTTCTTTATTCTGAGCACACTTATCACAAAGATAAATTTCCTTTTTCTTATTATTAATTATCTTAGTCAAATGAACTGTTGCTTCACGTTTTTGACATTCTTGACAAAGCATATTTCACCCCTCCTGATTAGTCTTCTCAGCCTTAGCCAATACTTGCAGAACTGAACTTAACATATTAGCCCTTAAAATATCCCGATCAGGTAAATTTACATTTAAATTTTGTCGATGAAGTATCGTTTTCAATAATTCTTTTTCTCGTTTTGTTAGAACCTCTTCTTCATATAATCGCTGAATTATATTATTTGCATTCTGCTGTGAAATACCATTTCCAATCTTATTCAGCATCAATTTC is a window encoding:
- a CDS encoding UvrB/UvrC motif-containing protein, whose product is MLCQECQKREATVHLTKIINNKKKEIYLCDKCAQNKEELNFGKEGFSFNNLLTGLLNSEFGTDTPNSSLNLNYNKKVEEECENCGLNYAEFSRQGKLGCSECYIEFENRINKLLKKIHGNNRHTGKVPKRTGGVIRTRKEIQQLREKMQDAVQKEEFEEAAKLRDAIKELEEEIDE